The following coding sequences lie in one Cloeon dipterum chromosome 1, ieCloDipt1.1, whole genome shotgun sequence genomic window:
- the LOC135938723 gene encoding uncharacterized protein LOC135938723, with protein MVKKSLTPFKGPKVETIIGAKKERSPKTPKKSEKKLKALIEQSTDLTVNSPLVSPSKKIKKKSFHVIDMPEEFGTPGTPTSLKKKKKLSTIKMAETESPLVTEPKKKKRSQVAEAESSNAPDGTPRDKKLKKKSKGPAGDNSGEMETLTPAPKKIKKSAVATEEIPEQPQPVSSKKNLTKSGDLQKPAGAADGVVAEGTPKEGAGKSEGAKKKKRNRGKKTVKDHSAYTLFVGNLAFDTTEEDVRDHFGKKGLNVLRVFFPKDKDTNLMKGFAFVDLPDNDQYNKGLQMNGSFINNRRVRVQFTMPGNKSTPGRTKAIKKTLFKYAGLNKKGIAFK; from the exons ATGGTGAAGAAATCGCTCACCCCTTTTAAAGGTCCAAAGGTCGAGACCATCATTGGTGCTAAGAAAGAGAGAAGCCCAAAAACACCCAAAAAGTCAGAGAAGAAGCTAAAAGCTCTGATTGAACAGTCCACGGATCTGACAGTAAATTCTCCTCTGGTTTCTCCGTCTAAGAAGATAAAGAAGAAATCATTTCATGTGATTGATATGCCTGAAGAATTTGGCACTCCTGGAACACCTACCAGtttgaaaaagaagaagaagctgTCGACGATTAAAATGGCAGAAACTGAGAGCCCTTTGGTCACTGAAccaaaaaagaagaaaagatcACAAGTCGCCGAGGCTGAGAGCAGTAACGCCCCAGATGGAACTCCCAGAGACAAGAAGTTGAAGAAAAAGTCCAAAGGACCAGCTGGTGATAATTCGGGAGAAATGGAAACATTGACTCCAGCACCGAAAAAGATAAAGAAATCTGCTGTCGCCACCGAAGAAATTCCTGAACAGCCACAGCCTGTCTCCAGCAAAAAGAATTTGACAAAGTCTGGAGATCTTCAAAAGCCTGCTGGTGCAGCTGATGGTGTCGTGGCTGAAGGAACTCCAAAAGAGGGTGCGGGAAAGTCTGAGGGggcaaagaagaagaaaagaaatagGGGCAAGAAGACTGTCAAGGACCACTCAGCCTACACATTATTTGTCGGCAACCTTGCATTTGA CACTACTGAAGAAGACGTGAGAGATCATTTTGGAAAGAAGGGCCTGAATGTCCTGCGAGTTTTCTTCCCAAAGGACAAGGATACCAACTTAATGAAAGGATTTGCATTTGTGGACTTACCTGACAATGACCAATACAAT AAGGGGCTCCAGATGAATGGATCGTTCATCAACAACAGACGAGTCAGGGTACAGTTTACCATGCCCGGCAACAAGTCGACTCCTGGCAGGACAAAGGCCATCAAGAAGACCCTCTTCAAGTACGCGGGCTTGAACAAGAAGGGCATCGCTTTCAAATGA